ACTGTATAAGTAATATTTAAACCTGTTTTTCCTGGTGCGTCAGCAGGTGTATCGGCATCCTCAGCTAATTCCTTTATAAATTCCTGTTGCGTTTTTTCAATAAGGTGTTTTATCGTTGAATTCACTACCCCAGATTGAAACCCTTGTGGATATTTAATGTCCACAATGTAATCAGCAGTTTCTTTTTTAACAGCTACAGGAGTAATCGCTTGAGCAAATGCCACATTCAACAGGAGACCTAAAGAAAAACATATTTTTAAAGAACTCTTGGATGGATACTGCATCATTTTACTCCTAATAAATATTGTTAATTGCTACCCATTCTCCCGCTATCATTGTTCGATGCGAAAGTGGATACGCAAAATAATAACAGAGTGCCGCGCTATCATTTATAGACCACAAAACTAAATCAGCAACCTGGCCCTGAGCAATGCTTCCGACTTCTTTATCCAGTCCTAACGCTCTGGAAGCCTGAAAAGTTACCGAAGCCAATACTTCAGGCACTGACAAGGAAAACAATTGGCAAGCCATACTCATCATCAACAATAAAGACGTCGTTGGAGATGAACCGGGATTGCTGTCGGTGGCAATAGCCATCCCAACTCCGGCTTGCCGTAATAAATCTACTGGGGGTTTATTTTTTTCCCGAAGAAAATAATAAGCGCCAGGAAGCAAAACCGCAACGGTATTGGTTTTCGCCATGGCAGAAGCTCCTCGCTCATCGAGAAACTCCAAATGATCGCAAGATAATGCCCCTAATTGTGCCGCTAATCTACTCGCGCCCAGATTAGACAATTGCTCTGCATGACATTTTATAGGTAAATTCAAAGCCTGAGCAGCAAGAAAGATTTGCTCTGTTTGTTTTAGTGAAAAGGCAATCGATTCACAAAAAACATCAACGGCATCCGCCAGACGTGTTTCTTTGACTGCTGGCAACATCTCAGAACACAAATAATCAACATATGCTTGACTGTTTCCATGATACTCAGGGCCAATGGCATGAGCACCTAAAAAGGTTGTTTTTATTCTTAATCCCGTTATCTGGCCTAAATACCGGGCTACGCGAAGCATTTTCAGTTCGTTTGGTAAGTCCAAACCATAACCTGACTTAATTTCAACTGTAGTTACTCCCTCATTTCTCAAGGCAAGAACTCTTGGCAGGGATTGCTCAATTAATTGTTCTTCAGATGCAGCACGGGTTTGGTGAACAGTAGATAAAATTCCACCCCCGGCTCTGGAAATTTCAGCGTAACTCACTCCCTCCAGCTTCAACTTAAATTCAGCAGCTCTATTACCAGCATAAACTAGATGGGTATGACAATCGATTAAACCTGGAGTAAGTAATTGCCCGTGACAATCTTCTTTTACCTGTGCACCTTCAATAAAATGCGTGGGTAAGTCAGCTGTCAAACCACACCATTTTATGCTGCCATGTTCTATAGCAACAGACTGGTTGTGTAATTGCAAACCCCGATGGTCGACAGTAGTAGCATTAAATAATAATTTATCGCAGGTAAACATTAGAAGTCCCAATGCAATACTTGGTGAGGAGGTCTTAACCAATCACCGTGATGAGCCGTATCATAAATATCCCACTCCTGTGAGGAATAGGTTTCACGGTCAAGATCTAATAATAGCCAAGTCAGAAATTCAGCTAGTGTTTCTGGTGCTATTAAACGATTGTGTTGCTTTAAGCGTGTATAATAATCAACATCTTCAGGACTCATATTGACGCTTTGCCTGATAATAACCTGTAATTCGGTATCTATTATCCCGGGTTTTACACTGGCAAAGGAAACCGATTTGGATTCCAGTTGCCAACATTGAGTCAGCATGGCTAAAGCCGCTTTAGAAACGCAATATGCGGTCCATCCCTTCACTGCAAAATAAGCTGCTGCGGAGCCAATGTTTAATACTCGCCCATCGATTAATCTATCAAAGAGAATTTGTGGTAAAAAAAGTGGCGCATTCAAATTAGTATTCAATGCATGATGCCATTCTTCCGGCTGGATGTTCTGGACAGCAGCAAGAGGGGAGATAGTTCCTGCGCTATTAACCAATCCTTCAATTTGCGGTATATTGCTAACAAATGCTTTGATCGAATGGAGGCCTTCATTTGTGGATACATCGGCACAAAAATATTCAATTAAGGGGGAAATTGAAGCTGTTTCTTCTAATAATTGCCTGCGGCGCCCAACAATTAATACAGATTTACCACGCTTTGCTAAAGCTAAAGCCAAGGCTTTTCCTATTCCGCTGCCCCCGCCGGTAATAATAAACATGCTATTCTCATACGCTATCAATCAATTGATGAAGATAATAACAGACATTAGACTAACTTGGGATGTTTTTTACCGATGAAACCAGCTCTTACAGAAATAGCTTGTATTATAAATATATCAAAGTTTAAAACAGGAGAATCTAATGTTTGAAAACCTTTCTAATTATCAACCAGCTAAACCCTCACTTTGGCAAGGTCGAAAAGACAGCTTCAATGCAGAACGATTTTTTCAAAAAATGACGTTTATTCAACATCAAAATGAACTGATCACTGAGGATAAAAAAACTGTTCTTCTTGGATTTGCCAGCGATGCCGGGGTCATCCGTAATCAGGGGAGAGCTGGCGCAAAACTGGGCCCTGATCAATTAAAAATCCAGCTGGCAAAATTACCCTGCCCTATGGAAGGACCCTATCTTGACCTGGGCAATATAATTTGTGAGGCAGATGATGCTCTCGAATCAGCCCAACATCAATTCGCTGAGTTAATTAAATTTTGTCATCAGCACGGCCATAAAACTATTGCTTTTGGAGGAGGACACGAAATAGCCTGGGGTCACTATCAAGGATTAACTCCCCACTATTCCAAACTAGGTATTATTAATTTTGATGCCCATTTTGATTTACGCCCTTATCATAAAGGTCAGCCAGGCACATCAGGAACTCCTTTTTCCCAAATTGCCACTTTTTGTGACGAACGTCATTTATCATTTGATTATTGTTGTATTGGTATTCAAAAATTTGGCAATACACCCACCTTGTTTCAACGAGCTAATGATCTTAATGTTAACTATCTGTTTGCTGAAGATCTCTATGCCCAAAGCCAGGCCTGGCA
The sequence above is drawn from the Legionella antarctica genome and encodes:
- the hutI gene encoding imidazolonepropionase; its protein translation is MFTCDKLLFNATTVDHRGLQLHNQSVAIEHGSIKWCGLTADLPTHFIEGAQVKEDCHGQLLTPGLIDCHTHLVYAGNRAAEFKLKLEGVSYAEISRAGGGILSTVHQTRAASEEQLIEQSLPRVLALRNEGVTTVEIKSGYGLDLPNELKMLRVARYLGQITGLRIKTTFLGAHAIGPEYHGNSQAYVDYLCSEMLPAVKETRLADAVDVFCESIAFSLKQTEQIFLAAQALNLPIKCHAEQLSNLGASRLAAQLGALSCDHLEFLDERGASAMAKTNTVAVLLPGAYYFLREKNKPPVDLLRQAGVGMAIATDSNPGSSPTTSLLLMMSMACQLFSLSVPEVLASVTFQASRALGLDKEVGSIAQGQVADLVLWSINDSAALCYYFAYPLSHRTMIAGEWVAINNIY
- a CDS encoding SDR family NAD(P)-dependent oxidoreductase; this translates as MFIITGGGSGIGKALALALAKRGKSVLIVGRRRQLLEETASISPLIEYFCADVSTNEGLHSIKAFVSNIPQIEGLVNSAGTISPLAAVQNIQPEEWHHALNTNLNAPLFLPQILFDRLIDGRVLNIGSAAAYFAVKGWTAYCVSKAALAMLTQCWQLESKSVSFASVKPGIIDTELQVIIRQSVNMSPEDVDYYTRLKQHNRLIAPETLAEFLTWLLLDLDRETYSSQEWDIYDTAHHGDWLRPPHQVLHWDF
- the hutG gene encoding formimidoylglutamase, coding for MFENLSNYQPAKPSLWQGRKDSFNAERFFQKMTFIQHQNELITEDKKTVLLGFASDAGVIRNQGRAGAKLGPDQLKIQLAKLPCPMEGPYLDLGNIICEADDALESAQHQFAELIKFCHQHGHKTIAFGGGHEIAWGHYQGLTPHYSKLGIINFDAHFDLRPYHKGQPGTSGTPFSQIATFCDERHLSFDYCCIGIQKFGNTPTLFQRANDLNVNYLFAEDLYAQSQAWQIAFLDDFMLNLDHIYLTICLDVLAECFAPGVSAPQTMGLTPWQILPLLKYIIQSGKVVSLDIAELSPPLDQDQKTARLAALIIAELLDTN